A segment of the Panicum hallii strain FIL2 chromosome 1, PHallii_v3.1, whole genome shotgun sequence genome:
AAATGAAAGAGAACAAGATAACAGAATGGATGATATCACAATTTGTTATTGGCAAAGAATTACATCCACTATACAGCAGGGCCtgaaacaaaacaaaaaaaaaaaatcagctcTCGCGGATGCTCTTGCCGACGATCTTGGTAGGTGGCAGGCGCATCCTCCCGGGGATCTTCCTCTCGTACACACGACCCAGCTGCCTATGGCTCTTGGAACCGTGCGCCATCAACCCACGCTTGAAGTTGTGCCTCTTGATGCCACCTGCGTAACGCCACCGCCCACCAGTAACCGCGAACCCATCAAGAACATGTAGGAGAACAAATGCCTCACAAAGAGTGGCACTCCAATTACAAATGCAAGCGCTTGAAACTAGAACCAAGCCTTGCCAACAATTGCAAAACACTAAAGTTTCAGCTCATTAAGGATGCAAAAGAAAAATCCATATTCTTATATTCGCTGATAATGCTGCCCTAGTAATCTGTATTTTTTTAAGTTAAGTTAGCATTAGCTGTGGTGGAAGCTAGACGTTAACGTCAGAGTTATCGCTGACTTGTCCCTGTTGCACATTGTATATCTGCCATGTTTCTTGTTCGTTGCATTTCCTTGTGCCTTTTTCATTGCATTTGCCAGCTTCAGATCAGACATTGTGGCATGATCTTACTTATTCTTCAGCAATTCCTGAATCCGCAATCCGCGTGGTACAACAGAATCTGCTTGCAGATCTACCACCCAAGCATCTGGTGAGAGATTCAGTCCAAAGAatgcaaatggacaagctgtcAGCAGAACGGACGATAACACTCGTATCTGATGATTACTAATCTGAAATCTTGTGTATACAAAAACTGGTAATTGGCGAAGAAATTACATCCAGTTTGCAGCAGGGTGGGGAACACTCAAAGTTCTGTGAAAAATTCTAGTTCTTGGGGATGTTCTTGCCGACGATCTTGGCAGGTGCGATGCGGAGGAGGTTACCAGGCTTCCCCGGAACAGCGCCCTTGATCATGAGGACCCGGAGGTCGTTGTCAATCTTGACGATCTTGAGCTTCCTGATCTTGGTCTTGGTTCCTCCCATCCTCCCAGGCATCTTCTTCCCCTTGTACACCCGCCCTGGCGTTGTTCCAGCACCAATGGAACCCAGTTGCCTGTGGCTCTTGGAACCGTGAGTCATTAACCCACGCTTGAAGTTGTGCCTCTTGATGCCACCTGCAAGTAACCACGAACGAATCAAAAAAACATGATAGGATATTGCATAGCACTAGCACGAGTGCCATTGTAAATGCAAATGCAAGTGCTTGAAACTACAACCAAGCCTAGCCAAAAATTGGGAAGCATACTATTTTCAGCTCATTATAGTGCTGGTGGCCTGGTGGCCTGGTGGGCATACAAAGCCATGGCAATGGGGTTGTAAAACCAAGAATTGCAAGATGCACATTAATGTTGCTAACTTCATTCTCCATGAAATGTGGGTAACTGTTGTTTTCCATGGCATTGCAATTGGAGGTGTGAGATTGCTGTACCTTGGAACCCCTTGCCGATGGAGTTGCCGGATACGTCGACGAGGTCGCCCTCCTTGAAGAGCTCGGCGAAGTCGAGCTCTTGGCCGGGCTCGAACGCGTCGACGGCGGTGAGCCTGAACTCCTGCAGGTgccgcagcggcggcgcgccggcCTTGCCCAGGTGGCCCAGCTCCGGGCGCGTGAGCTTGTCCTCGCGCACGCCGTGGTACCCGACCTGCACGGCGTCGTACCCGTCCGTGGCCGCCGTCTTCACCTGCGTCACCACGTTCCCCTCCCGGAACCCGACGACCGTCACCGGCACCGGCTTCCCGGTGGCCGGGTCGAAGTAGGTCATCATCCCCACCTTGGTTGCCATCACGCCCACCCCGGCCTCGTACGACGCGCGCACCGCCACCGACGCCGCGCGCCTGAACGAGACCGCGCAGCGGCGGGCGCCGCGCTGCGGGGGGAGGAGGGGCGCCAGTGCCCCGCCGGCTATGCCCACGGCCGCCATGGCCATTCCTGATTCCAGTGGGAGTGGCTGCTCCGGCTTGAATTCGATTGGGATAGGGGGGCTTTGCCTGCGGCAACTCCCCTTATCCTCCCGCCTGCTCGGAGGCGCCTTCTGGAAATACGCCTTCATTGGAGAGAAGCGGAGAGGCGTAGCCACCACAGGCGGTGGGTGGCACCAAGCCGCAACGGTTGGGCTGGGTCGGAGTTCGGCTCCGATCTGAtaagccgccgcgccgccgcccgcccgcccaccGCCACGCTCTAAAACCCTTCTTCCCccgggccccgccgccgccggaggaggaggaggggggtctcggcgccgccgccgcgatgtaCCTCTACTGCCTGACGCTGCAGCGGGCGACGGGCGCGGTGTGCCCCGTCATCGGCAGCTTTAGCGGGCGCGACACGAAGAAGTCGGCGGCGTCCGGGTCCGGCTCCACGCAGGAGATCGCCGTGGTTCGGGGCGGAACGCTCGACCTCCTCCGCCCGGACCCGGAGACGGGCCGCCTCCGCACGCTCATCTCGGTCGACGTCTTCGGCGCCATCCGCTCGCTCGCGCAGTTCCGCCTCACCGGCGCCAGCAAGGACTACCTCGTCGTCGGCTCCGACTCCGGCCGCCTCGTCATCCTCGAGTACTGCCCGGACCGCAACCGCTTCGACAAGGTCCACCAGGAGACCTTCGGCAAGTCCGGCTGCCGCCGCATCGTCCCCGGCCAgctgctcgccgtcgaccccaAGGGACGCGCGCTCTGCATTGCCGCGCTCGAGAAGCAGAAGCTCGTCTACGTCCTCAACCgcgacgccgccgcgcgcctcacCATCTCGTCCCCGCTCGAGGCGCACAAGTCCAACACCCTCACCTTCTCCCTCACCGCGCTCGACTGTGGATTCGACAACCCCATCTTCGCGGCCATCGAGCTCGAGTATGCCGAGTCTGACCGCGACCCCACGGGGCAGGCTGCGAACCAGGCGCAGAAGATCCTCACCTTCTACGAGCTTGACCTGGGGCTCAACCATGTCTCCCGCAAGGCCTCTGAGCCGATTGATAATGGTGCCAATCTTCTTGTGACTGTCCCTGGTGGAAGCGATGGTCCCAGCGGGGTTCTTGTGTGCTGTGACAATTTCGTGCTTTACCGGAACCAGGGGCACCCAGAGGTTCGTGCTGTCATTCCGCGCCGTGCTGACCTCCCAGCTGAGCGTGGTGTCCTCATTGTTGCTGCTGCTACACACAGGCAAAAGACTATGTTCTTCTTCTTACTACAGACCGAGTATGGTGACATCTTCAAGGTCGACCTTGAACATAGCGGAGATACCGTTACTGAGCTCAGGATCAAGTACTTTGACACCATACCTGTGACATCAGCTATCTGTGTGCTGCGATCCGGTTTCCTCTTTGCTGCTTCTGAGTTTGGCAACCATGCACTTTACCAGTTCCGTGATATTGGCAGGGATGCAGATGTCGAGTCCTCTTCAGCAACACTGATGGAGACGGAGGAGGGGTTCCAGCCGGTATTCTTTCAGCCCAGGGCACTAAAGAACCTCATGCGCATAGACGACATCGAGAGCCTCATGCCAGTCATGGATATGCGTGTCGCGAATTTGTTTGATGAGGAAACACCCCAGTTGTTCACAGCCTGTGGCCGTGGTCCGCGCTCCACACTGCGCATCCTGAGGCCTGGCCTTGCCATCAGCGAGATGGCACGATCAATGCTGCCTGCAGAGCCTATTGCTGTGTGGACTGTCAAGAAGAATATCAATGACATGTTTGATGCCTACATTGTTGTGTCCTTTGCTAATGTTACGCTTGTGCTCTCTATTGGTGAGACCATTGAAGAAGTCAGTGACAGCCAGTTCCTGGATACAACTCACTCCTTAGCAGTCACTCTCCTTGGTGAGGACTCTCTCATGCAGGTCCATCCAAATGGTATCAGGCACATCAGGGAGGATGGCCGTGTCAATGAGTGGAGGACGCCTGGAAAGAAAACTATTACAAAGGTTGGATCAAACCGGCTCCAGGTGGTAATCGCTCTCAGTGGTGGAGAGCTCATCTATTTTGAGATGGACATGACTGGTCAGCTCATGGAGGTGGAGAAGCAGGACATGTCTGGCGATGTTGCATGCCTGGCCATTGCGCCGGTCCCTGAGGGAAGGCAAAGGTCCAGATTTCTCGCTGTAGGATCCTATGATAACACCATCCGTATCCTCTCCCTGGACCCTGATGACTGCCTGCAGCCTCTAAGTGTCCAGAGTGTATCATCTGCACCAGAGTCACTCCTATTCCTAGAGGTACAGGCATCAGTTGGTGGTGAGGATGGTGCAGACTATCCTGCCAACCTTTTCCTCAATGCTGGCTTGCAGAATGGTGTTCTTTTCCGGACCAATGTTGACATGGTTACGGGTCAGCTATCGGACACAAGGTCTCGATTCCTTGGCCTGAGACCTCCAAAGCTATTTCCTTGTATAGTTAGCCACAGGCAAGCAATGCTCTGCCTGTCCAGCCGTCCCTGGCTGGGCTATATACATCAAGGTCACTTCCTCTTGACACCATTGTCCTGTGATACACTCGAATCTGCCGCATCCTTTTCTTCTGATCAGTGCTCAGAAGGTGTTGTTGCTGTTGCGGGAGATGCCCTGCGTATTTTCACCATTGAACGCCTGGGAGAGACTTTCAATGAGACGGCCATCCCTCTGCGCTACACCCCAAGGAAGTTTGTGATTCTACCAAAGAAAAAATATATTGCTGTCATTGAGAGTGATACGGGTGCATTCAGTGCAGAAGAGCGAGAAGCTGCTAAGAAAGAGTGCCTCGAGGCTTCTGGTGCAGCGGAGAATGGAAATGCGAATAATGGGGATCCAATGGAGAATGGTGATGCACAAGAAGATGGTGCTGAGGAGGGCAACACATTTCCTGATGAACAGTATGGTTATCCAAAGGCAGAATCGGAGCGGTGGGTTTCCTGCATTAGGATCCTTGATCCAAGGAGTAGGGACACGACCTGTCTGCTGGAATTGCAGGACAACGAGGCTGCTGTCAGTATTTGCACTGTGAATTTCCATGATAAGGAACATGGCACTCTTCTTGCTGTTGGCACTGCCAAGGGATTGCAGTTCTGGCCAAAGAGGACCCTTGCTGCTGGGTTCATCCACATATATAAGTTTGTGGATGAAGGGAGGTCACTTGAACTTCTGCACAAGACACAAGTGGAGGAAGTACCTCTTGCATTGTGCCAATTCCAGGGACGGTTACTTGCAGGTGTTGGTTCAGTGCTCAGACTATATGATCTGGGGAAGAGAAAACTGCTTAGAAAATGTGAGAACAAGCTTTTTCCAAGGACGATAGTGTCTATTCATACCTACCGTGATAGG
Coding sequences within it:
- the LOC112876328 gene encoding 50S ribosomal protein L3, chloroplastic-like; translated protein: MAMAAVGIAGGALAPLLPPQRGARRCAVSFRRAASVAVRASYEAGVGVMATKVGMMTYFDPATGKPVPVTVVGFREGNVVTQVKTAATDGYDAVQVGYHGVREDKLTRPELGHLGKAGAPPLRHLQEFRLTAVDAFEPGQELDFAELFKEGDLVDVSGNSIGKGFQGGIKRHNFKRGLMTHGSKSHRQLGSIGAGTTPGRVYKGKKMPGRMGGTKTKIRKLKIVKIDNDLRVLMIKGAVPGKPGNLLRIAPAKIVGKNIPKN
- the LOC112884152 gene encoding uncharacterized protein LOC112884152 translates to MSDLKLANAMKKAQGNATNKKHGRYTMCNRDNATLCEAFVLLHVLDGFAVTGGRWRYAGGIKRHNFKRGLMAHGSKSHRQLGRVYERKIPGRMRLPPTKIVGKSIRES
- the LOC112876312 gene encoding spliceosome-associated protein 130 A-like; amino-acid sequence: MYLYCLTLQRATGAVCPVIGSFSGRDTKKSAASGSGSTQEIAVVRGGTLDLLRPDPETGRLRTLISVDVFGAIRSLAQFRLTGASKDYLVVGSDSGRLVILEYCPDRNRFDKVHQETFGKSGCRRIVPGQLLAVDPKGRALCIAALEKQKLVYVLNRDAAARLTISSPLEAHKSNTLTFSLTALDCGFDNPIFAAIELEYAESDRDPTGQAANQAQKILTFYELDLGLNHVSRKASEPIDNGANLLVTVPGGSDGPSGVLVCCDNFVLYRNQGHPEVRAVIPRRADLPAERGVLIVAAATHRQKTMFFFLLQTEYGDIFKVDLEHSGDTVTELRIKYFDTIPVTSAICVLRSGFLFAASEFGNHALYQFRDIGRDADVESSSATLMETEEGFQPVFFQPRALKNLMRIDDIESLMPVMDMRVANLFDEETPQLFTACGRGPRSTLRILRPGLAISEMARSMLPAEPIAVWTVKKNINDMFDAYIVVSFANVTLVLSIGETIEEVSDSQFLDTTHSLAVTLLGEDSLMQVHPNGIRHIREDGRVNEWRTPGKKTITKVGSNRLQVVIALSGGELIYFEMDMTGQLMEVEKQDMSGDVACLAIAPVPEGRQRSRFLAVGSYDNTIRILSLDPDDCLQPLSVQSVSSAPESLLFLEVQASVGGEDGADYPANLFLNAGLQNGVLFRTNVDMVTGQLSDTRSRFLGLRPPKLFPCIVSHRQAMLCLSSRPWLGYIHQGHFLLTPLSCDTLESAASFSSDQCSEGVVAVAGDALRIFTIERLGETFNETAIPLRYTPRKFVILPKKKYIAVIESDTGAFSAEEREAAKKECLEASGAAENGNANNGDPMENGDAQEDGAEEGNTFPDEQYGYPKAESERWVSCIRILDPRSRDTTCLLELQDNEAAVSICTVNFHDKEHGTLLAVGTAKGLQFWPKRTLAAGFIHIYKFVDEGRSLELLHKTQVEEVPLALCQFQGRLLAGVGSVLRLYDLGKRKLLRKCENKLFPRTIVSIHTYRDRIYIGDMQESFHYCKYRRDENQLYIFADDSIPRWLTAAQHIDFDTMAGADKFGNIYFARLPQDISDEIEEDPTGGKIKWEQGKLNGAPNKVEEIVQFHVGDVVTCLQKASLIPGGGECLIYGTVMGSVGALLAFTSREDVDFFSHLEMHLRQEHPPLCGRDHMAYRSAYFPVKDVIDGDLCEQYPSLPADMQRKIADELDRTPGEILKKLEDIRNKII